A region of Arabidopsis thaliana chromosome 5, partial sequence DNA encodes the following proteins:
- the NF-YC8 gene encoding nuclear factor Y, subunit C8 (''nuclear factor Y, subunit C8'' (NF-YC8); FUNCTIONS IN: DNA binding, sequence-specific DNA binding transcription factor activity; INVOLVED IN: regulation of transcription, DNA-dependent; LOCATED IN: nucleus, intracellular; CONTAINS InterPro DOMAIN/s: Transcription factor CBF/NF-Y/archaeal histone (InterPro:IPR003958), Histone-fold (InterPro:IPR009072); BEST Arabidopsis thaliana protein match is: nuclear factor Y, subunit C5 (TAIR:AT5G50490.1); Has 1807 Blast hits to 1807 proteins in 277 species: Archae - 0; Bacteria - 0; Metazoa - 736; Fungi - 347; Plants - 385; Viruses - 0; Other Eukaryotes - 339 (source: NCBI BLink).) produces the protein MENNNGNNQLPPKGNEQLKSFWSKEMEGNLDFKNHDLPITRIKKIMKYDPDVTMIASEAPILLSKACEMFIMDLTMRSWLHAQESKRVTLQKSNVDAAVAQTVIFDFLLDDDIEVKRESVAAAADPVAMPPIDDGELPPGMVIGTPVCCSLGIHQPQPQMQAWPGAWTSVSGEEEEARGKKGGDDGN, from the coding sequence atggAGAACAACAACGGCAACAACCAGCTGCCACCGAAAGGTAACGAGCAACTGAAGAGTTTCTGGTCAAAAGAGATGGAAGGTAACTTAGATTTCAAAAATCACGACCTTCCTATAACTCGTATCAAGAAGATTATGAAGTATGATCCGGATGTGACTATGATAGCTAGTGAGGCTCCAATCCTCCTCTCGAAAGCATGTGAGATGTTTATCATGGATCTCACGATGCGTTCGTGGCTCCATGCTCAGGAAAGCAAACGAGTCACGCTACAGAAATCTAATGTCGATGCCGCAGTGGCTCAAACTGttatctttgatttcttgCTTGATGATGACATTGAGGTAAAGAGAGAGTCTGTTGCCGCCGCTGCTGATCCTGTGGCCATGCCACCTATTGACGATGGAGAGCTGCCTCCAGGAATGGTAATTGGAACTCCTGTTTGTTGTAGTCTTGGAATCCACCAACCACAACCACAAATGCAGGCATGGCCTGGAGCTTGGACCTCGGTGTCTGGTGAGGAGGAAGAAGCGCGTGGGAAAAAAGGAGGTGACGACGGAAACTAA
- a CDS encoding F-box family protein (F-box family protein; CONTAINS InterPro DOMAIN/s: Leucine-rich repeat, cysteine-containing subtype (InterPro:IPR006553); BEST Arabidopsis thaliana protein match is: RNI-like superfamily protein (TAIR:AT5G01720.1); Has 30201 Blast hits to 17322 proteins in 780 species: Archae - 12; Bacteria - 1396; Metazoa - 17338; Fungi - 3422; Plants - 5037; Viruses - 0; Other Eukaryotes - 2996 (source: NCBI BLink).) produces the protein MSTSPSILSVLSEDLLVRVYECLDPPCRKTWRLISKDFLRVDSLTRTTIRILRVEFLPTLLFKYPNLSSLDLSVCPKLDDDVVLRLALDGAISTLGIKSLNLSRSTAVRARGLETLARMCHALERVDVSHCWGFGDREAAALSSATGLRELKMDKCLSLSDVGLARIVVGCSNLNKISLKWCMEISDLGIDLLCKICKGLKSLDVSYLKITNDSIRSIALLVKLEVLDMVSCPLIDDGGLQFLENGSPSLQEVDVTRCDRVSLSGLISIVRGHPDIQLLKASHCVSEVSGSFLKYIKGLKHLKTIWIDGAHVSDSSLVSLSSSCRSLMEIGLSRCVDVTDIGMISLARNCLNLKTLNLACCGFVTDVAISAVAQSCRNLGTLKLESCHLITEKGLQSLGCYSMLVQELDLTDCYGVNDRGLEYISKCSNLQRLKLGLCTNISDKGIFHIGSKCSKLLELDLYRCAGFGDDGLAALSRGCKSLNRLILSYCCELTDTGVEQIRQLELLSHLELRGLKNITGVGLAAIASGCKKLGYLDVKLCENIDDSGFWALAYFSKNLRQINLCNCSVSDTALCMLMSNLSRVQDVDLVHLSRVTVEGFEFALRACCNRLKKLKLLAPLRFLLSSELLETLHARGCRIRWD, from the exons ATGTCGACGTCACCATCAATTTTATCCGTTTTGTCGGAAGATCTTCTTGTCCGAGTCTACGAATGTCTAGACCCACCGTGTCGGAAAACATGGCGTTTAATCAGCAAAGACTTCCTCCGAGTCGACTCATTGACTCGTACCACGATCCGAATCCTCCGGGTCGAATTTCTCCCGACGCTTCTCTTCAAATACCCAAACCTCTCTTCCCTCGACCTCTCCGTCTGTCCAAAACTCGACGACGATGTCGTTTTACGTTTAGCATTAGACGGCGCCATTTCAACGTTAGGCATTAAGTCACTGAACTTAAGCCGTTCCACCGCAGTTCGAGCTAGAGGACTTGAGACGTTGGCGCGTATGTGTCACGCTTTAGAGCGCGTCGACGTGTCTCATTGCTGGGGATTCGGCGATAGAGAAGCGGCTGCGTTGTCGTCTGCGACGGGGCTGAGAGAGCTGAAGATGGATAAGTGTTTGAGCTTAAGCGATGTTGGATTAGCGAGGATTGTTGTTGGATGTAGTAATCTGAATAAGATTAGCTTGAAATGGTGTATGGAGATCTCTGATCTTGGTATTGATCTTCTTTGTAAGATTTGCAAAGGATTGAAATCTCTAGATGTCTCTTATCTTAAG ATCACAAATGATTCGATCCGGTCTATAGCGTTGCTGGTAAAGCTTGAGGTTTTAGATATGGTAAGTTGTCCTTTGATAGATGATGGTGGGTTACAGTTTCTAGAGAATGGTTCTCCTTCATTACAG GAGGTTGATGTCACTAGGTGTGACCGTGTGAGTTTGTCTGGCTTGATCTCTATAGTCAGAGGCCATCCTGATATTCAACTTCTTAAAGCCAGTCACTGTGTATCG GAAGTCTCTGGTAGCTTCTTAAAGTACATCAAAGGTTTGAAGCATCTCAAGACTATATGGATTGATGGAGCTCATGTTTCTGATTCCTCTCTTGTAAGTTTAAGCTCTAGCTGTAGATCTTTAATGGAGATTGGACTGAGCAGATGTGTTGATGTGACGGATATTGGGATGATAAGTCTTGCACGCAACTGCTTAAACCTGAAAACATTAAATCTGGCGTGTTGCGGATTCGTGACGGATGTAGCCATCTCTGCTGTAGCTCAGTCTTGCCGGAATCTAGGGACTTTAAAGTTAGAGTCTTGTCATTTGATAACTGAGAAAGGTCTTCAATCGCTTGGATGTTACTCCATGCTTGttcaagaacttgatcttacTGACTGTTATGGTGTAAATGACAGAG GGCTAGAATATATCTCGAAGTGTTCGAATCttcaaagattgaaacttgGACTCTGCACAAATATCTCAGACAAAGGGATTTTCCATATTGGTTCCAAATGTTCGAAGCTTCTAGAACTTGATCTATACCG CTGTGCCGGTTTTGGAGATGATGGTTTAGCAGCTTTATCTCGAGGTTGCAAGAGCTTGAACCGACTCATTCTATCATACTGCTGTGAACTAACTGACACCGGGGTTGAACAAATCCGGCAGCTAGAACTTCTAAGTCACCTCGAACTTCGAGGGCTAAAGAATATAACCGGTGTTGGTTTAGCAGCCATTGCGTCCGGCTGCAAGAAATTGGGTTACTTGGACGTTAAACTCTGCGAGAATATTGATGATTCGGGTTTTTGGGCGCTCGCTTACTTCTCGAAAAACCTACGACAG ATAAACTTGTGCAATTGCTCGGTGTCTGATACGGCTCTATGCATGTTGATGAGCAATCTGAGTCGGGTTCAAGACGTTGACTTAGTTCATCTGAGCCGTGTGACTGTAGAAGGGTTTGAGTTTGCTCTAAGAGCCTGTTGCAATAGGCTCAAGAAGCTTAAACTTCTCGCACCTCTCAGATTCTTGCTCTCATCGGAATTGCTCGAGACGCTTCATGCTCGTGGTTGCCGCATTAGATGGGACTGA
- a CDS encoding Protein phosphatase 2C family protein (Protein phosphatase 2C family protein; FUNCTIONS IN: protein serine/threonine phosphatase activity, catalytic activity; INVOLVED IN: biological_process unknown; LOCATED IN: cellular_component unknown; EXPRESSED IN: 22 plant structures; EXPRESSED DURING: 13 growth stages; CONTAINS InterPro DOMAIN/s: Protein phosphatase 2C-related (InterPro:IPR001932), Protein phosphatase 2C (InterPro:IPR015655), Protein phosphatase 2C, N-terminal (InterPro:IPR014045); BEST Arabidopsis thaliana protein match is: Protein phosphatase 2C family protein (TAIR:AT3G05640.2); Has 30201 Blast hits to 17322 proteins in 780 species: Archae - 12; Bacteria - 1396; Metazoa - 17338; Fungi - 3422; Plants - 5037; Viruses - 0; Other Eukaryotes - 2996 (source: NCBI BLink).) — MGHFSSMFNGLARSFSIKKVKNNNGNCDAKEAADEMASEAKKKELILKSSGYVNVQGSNNLASLFSKRGEKGVNQDCALVWEGFGCQEDMIFCGIFDGHGPWGHYVAKQVRNSMPLSLLCNWQKILAQATLEPELDLEGSNKKISRFDIWKQSYLKTCATVDQELEHHRKIDSYYSGTTALTIVRQGEVIYVANVGDSRAVLAMESDEGSLVAVQLTLDFKPNLPQEKERIIGCKGRVFCLDDEPGVHRVWQPDAETPGLAMSRAFGDYCIKEYGLVSVPEVTQRHISTKDHFIILASDGIWDVISNQEAIEIVSSTAERPKAAKRLVEQAVRAWKKKRRGYSMDDMSVVCLFLHSSSSSSLSQHHHAMTILK; from the exons ATGGGACATTTCTCATCGATGTTCAATGGATTAGCTCGATCATTTTCTataaagaaagtgaagaacaACAATGGAAACTGCGACGCAAAGGAAGCTGCTGATGAGATGGCAAGCGAGgctaagaaaaaagaattgattCTGAAATCCTCTGGTTATGTTAATGTACAAGGATCTAATAATTTAGCCTCTCTTTTCTCCAAACGCGGCGAAAAAGGCGTTAATCAGGATTGTGCACTCGTTTGGGAG GGATTTGGGTGCCAAGAAGACATGATCTTCTGCGGGATATTCGATGGACACGGTCCATGGGGTCACTATGTAGCCAAACAAGTAAGAAACTCAATGCCTTTGTCGCTTCTTTGCAACTGGCAAAAGATTCTTGCTCAGGCCACTCTAGAACCCGAGCTCGACCTCGAAGgctctaataaaaaaatctcaagatTCGACATATGGAAGCAATCCTATCTAAAAACGTGTGCAACGGTTGATCAAGAGCTTGAACATCACCGCAAGATCGATTCTTACTATAGCGGCACAACAGCTCTAACCATTGTGAGACAG GGTGAAGTTATTTATGTAGCAAATGTAGGCGATTCAAGAGCGGTACTAGCCATGGAGTCGGATGAGGGAAGCTTGGTTGCGGTTCAGCTCACCCTCGATTTCAAACCGAATCTACCAC aggagaaggAGCGGATAATTGGCTGCAAAGGGCGGGTTTTCTGTCTAGATGATGAGCCGGGAGTCCATCGTGTGTGGCAGCCAGACGCAGAAACACCGGGGCTCGCAATGTCAAGAGCATTCGGAGACTACTGTATTAAAGAGTATGGATTGGTCTCAGTCCCTGAAGTCACTCAAAGACACATCTCTACTAAAGACCACTTCATAATCTTGGCCAGTGATGGG ATATGGGATGTGATCTCTAACCAAGAGGCTATAGAGATTGTCTCCTCAACGGCTGAGCGGCCTAAGGCGGCTAAGCGATTAGTAGAGCAAGCGGTTCGGGcttggaagaaaaagagacgAGGATACTCCATGGATGATATGTCAGTCGTCTGCCTCTTCctccattcttcttcatcgtcatctCTATCACAACATCATCATGCCATGACGattttaaagtaa
- a CDS encoding Protein phosphatase 2C family protein: MGHFSSMFNGLARSFSIKKVKNNNGNCDAKEAADEMASEAKKKELILKSSGYVNVQGSNNLASLFSKRGEKGVNQDCALVWEGFGCQEDMIFCGIFDGHGPWGHYVAKQVRNSMPLSLLCNWQKILAQATLEPELDLEGSNKKISRFDIWKQSYLKTCATVDQELEHHRKIDSYYSGTTALTIVRQGEVIYVANVGDSRAVLAMESDEGSLVAVQLTLDFKPNLPQEKERIIGCKGRVFCLDDEPGVHRVWQPDAETPGLAMSRAFGDYCIKEYGLVSVPEVTQRHISTKDHFIILASDGVNTYKPLHKQNILIHTLKTFKKL; the protein is encoded by the exons ATGGGACATTTCTCATCGATGTTCAATGGATTAGCTCGATCATTTTCTataaagaaagtgaagaacaACAATGGAAACTGCGACGCAAAGGAAGCTGCTGATGAGATGGCAAGCGAGgctaagaaaaaagaattgattCTGAAATCCTCTGGTTATGTTAATGTACAAGGATCTAATAATTTAGCCTCTCTTTTCTCCAAACGCGGCGAAAAAGGCGTTAATCAGGATTGTGCACTCGTTTGGGAG GGATTTGGGTGCCAAGAAGACATGATCTTCTGCGGGATATTCGATGGACACGGTCCATGGGGTCACTATGTAGCCAAACAAGTAAGAAACTCAATGCCTTTGTCGCTTCTTTGCAACTGGCAAAAGATTCTTGCTCAGGCCACTCTAGAACCCGAGCTCGACCTCGAAGgctctaataaaaaaatctcaagatTCGACATATGGAAGCAATCCTATCTAAAAACGTGTGCAACGGTTGATCAAGAGCTTGAACATCACCGCAAGATCGATTCTTACTATAGCGGCACAACAGCTCTAACCATTGTGAGACAG GGTGAAGTTATTTATGTAGCAAATGTAGGCGATTCAAGAGCGGTACTAGCCATGGAGTCGGATGAGGGAAGCTTGGTTGCGGTTCAGCTCACCCTCGATTTCAAACCGAATCTACCAC aggagaaggAGCGGATAATTGGCTGCAAAGGGCGGGTTTTCTGTCTAGATGATGAGCCGGGAGTCCATCGTGTGTGGCAGCCAGACGCAGAAACACCGGGGCTCGCAATGTCAAGAGCATTCGGAGACTACTGTATTAAAGAGTATGGATTGGTCTCAGTCCCTGAAGTCACTCAAAGACACATCTCTACTAAAGACCACTTCATAATCTTGGCCAGTGATGGGGTAAATACTTATAAACctttacacaaacaaaatatactcATCCACACTCTTAAAACGttcaaaaagttataa